The Acidobacteriota bacterium DNA segment CAGGTTACGCACGGCAATCACGGCGGCCAGAAGCGCCGCTACAGTGCCCGGGCCCCAGGGCACTTCCTCCCATCTGGTCACCCAATCGCTCAGGCGCCGCCAGTTTCGCTCGATCACGCCGATTCTCCCCGCTGCCTACATGTACCCCAGGCCCTTGAGCGCATCGAGTTCTCTGGCACTACCGGGCGCAGCGTCGCCATCCGGGCCACGACCGACCCGGCGGCGCCACTGGTCGAGTTGCCGGCTCATCGCAGCCACGCGCTCTGTCTGCTCCGCGGACAGATCCTCGCTCTCGGCCGGATCGCGCTCGAGATTGTAGAGTTCGAACACGCGACGCCCCTCGGGCTGAGGAATCTCGATCAGCTTCCAAGGTCCATCGCGAAGAGCCCACCACCGGCCGGGCCTCCCTGGCACGGGTCGTCGAGGATTCTCTGGATGAACCAGGTGGTGATCGGTCAGGTGGACCTGAGGCCGAGGCGCGAGCCTCACCGTGCCTCCGGCGGAGAGCAAGGGCACGAGATCCGTCCCATCGGTGCCCGTGGGAAAGTCGATTTGGGCCAGGTGCGTGAGCGTCGGCGCGATGTCCTCGAGCAACACCAAACCGTCGATCCGCGTTCCCGCAGGCACCAGCCCCGGTGCCCGGAGAGCCCAGGGTACTCGGAGCGTATCGTCGTAAAGATACTCACCGTGGGCGAACCAGTAACGATGATCTCCCATGGCCTCCCCGTGGTCTGCGGCGAGCATGAGGATCGAACGGTCCAGCAGGCCTCTGCGCTCGAGTCCCTCGAGGAAGATCCCCAGGGCGCGATCGGTGTCCAGCACCTCGGCCTGGTAGGTGCGGCGAGCGTGCTCCACCTCGCGAGGCGTGAGTACCCGATCCGCAAAGAAAATGACCTGTCCTTTGGTCAACTCCGGCCCCTCCACCCGGCGAAACAGGTCGAACGCACCCTTCCACTGCGGATCCACCTCCCGCAGAGTTTCATCGGACGGCGTGTAAGGCCAATGAGGGTCGAGATAGTGAAGCCACAGAAAGAACGGTTCGGCCCCTGACAGGGAGTCGATCCAGGCCAGGGCCTCCCCCGTCAGAGCCGGCGCAGAGTT contains these protein-coding regions:
- a CDS encoding sulfatase-like hydrolase/transferase, with translation MILVTIDTLRADHVGLSGLAPHPTPAMDRIGREGAWAPLAVAPFGRTTQSVGTILTGLHPLRHGADGLGMVLPAEVTTLAEAFAAAGYRTGAFVSNVNLRAGLGFEQGHEVFSNSAARWKGNSAPALTGEALAWIDSLSGAEPFFLWLHYLDPHWPYTPSDETLREVDPQWKGAFDLFRRVEGPELTKGQVIFFADRVLTPREVEHARRTYQAEVLDTDRALGIFLEGLERRGLLDRSILMLAADHGEAMGDHRYWFAHGEYLYDDTLRVPWALRAPGLVPAGTRIDGLVLLEDIAPTLTHLAQIDFPTGTDGTDLVPLLSAGGTVRLAPRPQVHLTDHHLVHPENPRRPVPGRPGRWWALRDGPWKLIEIPQPEGRRVFELYNLERDPAESEDLSAEQTERVAAMSRQLDQWRRRVGRGPDGDAAPGSARELDALKGLGYM